The following proteins come from a genomic window of Diceros bicornis minor isolate mBicDic1 chromosome 4, mDicBic1.mat.cur, whole genome shotgun sequence:
- the RPS27 gene encoding small ribosomal subunit protein eS27 has protein sequence MPLAKDLLHPSPEEEKRKHKKKRLVQSPNSYFMDVKCPGCYKITTVFSHAQTVVLCVGCSTVLCQPTGGKARLTEGCSFRRKQH, from the exons ATGCCT cTCGCAAAGGATCTCCTTCATCCCTCTCCggaagaggagaagaggaaacACAAGAAGAAGCGCCTGGTGCAGAGCCCCAATTCCTACTTCATGGATGTGAAATGCCCAG GATGCTATAAAATCACCACCGTTTTTAGCCATGCACAAACAGTAGTTTTGTGTGTTGGCTGCTCCACTGTTCTCTGCCAGCCTACAGGAGGAAAAGCAAGGCTTACAGAAG GATGCTCCTTCAGACGGAAGCAGCACTAA